The following proteins are co-located in the Maridesulfovibrio sp. genome:
- a CDS encoding YicC/YloC family endoribonuclease, with the protein MPVSMTGFGRAETTEDKWSHVWEIRSVNSRFLDLKWRLPNSLRGYESRWEKIVRKYGSRGRVDLSLNLEVFSTELLGISLNQLQAKAMVDQLKEMAAADGVEFTPDYNRLFNISGIWRDASSEPDPQMAKSISEGLEKALANWKESREDEGEDLVRDLEERFTLLKEYTEKVKVKVPEILETKRESLIERVKGNMENLGAEYIEDRMVQEVAILTDKLDVSEEITRLDAHLERIFEVLRNNKDAGKRLDFLLQETFREINTCGNKCQDFEVSRIVVEFKAELEKCREQVQNIE; encoded by the coding sequence ATGCCCGTAAGTATGACCGGTTTTGGTCGCGCTGAGACCACAGAAGACAAATGGAGCCATGTTTGGGAAATCCGCAGTGTTAACTCCCGTTTTCTGGACCTGAAATGGCGTCTGCCCAACTCCCTGCGCGGTTATGAATCCCGTTGGGAAAAGATTGTCCGTAAATACGGTTCCCGCGGTCGTGTGGACCTCTCTCTGAACCTTGAAGTTTTCAGCACTGAACTGCTGGGCATCAGCCTGAACCAGTTGCAGGCCAAAGCCATGGTTGATCAGCTTAAAGAAATGGCTGCTGCCGACGGCGTGGAATTTACTCCGGACTATAACCGTCTGTTCAATATTTCCGGTATCTGGCGCGATGCTTCCAGTGAACCAGATCCGCAGATGGCAAAGTCCATCAGCGAAGGTCTGGAAAAAGCGCTGGCAAACTGGAAGGAGTCCAGAGAAGACGAAGGCGAAGACCTTGTTCGCGACCTTGAAGAGCGTTTCACCCTGCTCAAGGAATATACCGAGAAGGTAAAAGTTAAGGTTCCTGAAATTCTTGAGACCAAACGCGAGTCTTTGATTGAGCGTGTGAAAGGAAACATGGAAAATCTGGGCGCGGAATACATTGAAGACCGCATGGTGCAGGAAGTTGCTATCCTGACCGACAAGCTGGATGTTTCCGAAGAAATTACCAGACTTGATGCCCACCTTGAGCGTATCTTCGAAGTTTTGCGCAACAACAAGGACGCCGGTAAGCGCCTTGATTTCCTGCTGCAGGAAACTTTCAGGGAAATCAACACCTGTGGTAACAAGTGTCAGGATTTCGAAGTAAGCAGGATTGTGGTCGAGTTCAAGGCCGAGCTTGAAAAGTGCCGTGAACAGGTCCAAAACATTGAGTAA
- the gmk gene encoding guanylate kinase: protein MTDRRIPEKKGQVLVLCAPSGTGKSTLVKKLREEFPRIGFSISCTTRDPREGEEDGKDYFFLSVDQFNEKLEAGEFAEWAEVHGNFYGTPKEPVEKMLFKGMDILFDIDFQGCMQLMESMPDGIFVFLMPPSYGELRKRLEGRNTDTVHVINRRMMNAMKEMASAPKFEYWIVNDDLDKAYSELKAIYLAGKNRPCSNPGLLESILSTWE from the coding sequence ATGACTGATCGACGTATCCCGGAGAAAAAAGGGCAGGTGCTGGTTCTCTGCGCTCCGTCCGGTACTGGAAAAAGTACGCTGGTAAAAAAACTGCGCGAAGAGTTTCCTCGGATCGGCTTTTCAATTTCCTGCACCACACGTGACCCTCGTGAAGGTGAAGAGGACGGTAAGGATTATTTTTTCCTCAGCGTTGATCAATTCAACGAAAAACTTGAAGCCGGGGAATTTGCGGAATGGGCTGAGGTTCATGGCAATTTTTACGGCACTCCGAAAGAACCGGTTGAAAAGATGCTCTTCAAGGGCATGGATATCCTTTTCGACATTGATTTTCAGGGGTGCATGCAGCTGATGGAATCAATGCCTGATGGGATTTTTGTCTTCCTGATGCCACCGTCCTACGGTGAATTGCGCAAGCGTCTTGAAGGGCGCAACACCGATACTGTGCATGTCATCAACCGCCGCATGATGAATGCCATGAAAGAAATGGCCTCCGCGCCGAAGTTTGAATATTGGATCGTTAATGATGATCTGGACAAAGCTTATTCCGAACTGAAGGCTATTTATCTTGCCGGAAAAAATCGTCCCTGCAGCAATCCGGGACTTCTTGAAAGTATTTTAAGCACTTGGGAGTAA
- a CDS encoding DUF370 domain-containing protein, translating into MQKQTLLNIGFGNFVVSSRVITIVNPSSSPMRRLREDARQEGRLVDATQGRKTRSIIVTDSNHVILSAIQAETIGHRYTSEEVDND; encoded by the coding sequence ATGCAGAAGCAGACATTATTAAATATCGGTTTTGGTAACTTCGTGGTTTCAAGCCGCGTGATAACCATCGTCAACCCTTCCTCTTCCCCCATGCGTAGACTGCGTGAGGATGCCAGACAGGAAGGGCGGTTGGTAGACGCAACTCAGGGCCGTAAAACCCGTTCAATTATTGTTACTGACTCCAATCATGTCATCCTTTCGGCAATTCAGGCGGAAACCATCGGGCACCGCTATACTTCCGAGGAGGTTGATAATGACTGA
- the recJ gene encoding single-stranded-DNA-specific exonuclease RecJ: protein MPKIWKLRSEEELPSSIPAIADELGITELLAEILWNRGFQSREDMDLFLSPGLRNLCRPTEIPGLELAAQVLADGLAAGKKMAVWGDYDVDGVTSTAVVKTFLADRGYECDHYLPNRLEEGYGLNVDGIRKLHEQGITLLLTVDCGITNNAEIAAANELGMTVVVSDHHLPGEELPPAAAICNPRLTEYNGQTFEECQCATLAGVGVAFMLMAQLNRLLPGDPADVRAYLDFVALGTIADVVELQGQNRILVKNGLLLLKEAKRPGLAALKVVSGYDMFAAIGAGQVGFGLAPRINASGRMGDPGRALQLLMAEDMETARPIAKVLDDLNTERRAEEDRILQEALAQAEEHIKRDNRAGLVLYSKSWHPGIIGIVASRVVEKFYRPTVMLCEENGVVKGSARSIKEFHIHEGLTTMSELFLNFGGHKLAAGMSFKAEFLPEFRERFDQAVIDKIGSEPLKASLKVDRELPLENIDYVLLKELELMQPFGMGNPEPVFTTPPVEVLERRPMGKAHVKLTVTDLEKTRKMPAKAWRMAEELGSELIGSTMRFAFSPKIDKFNGIPTIELTIRDYTRRRG, encoded by the coding sequence TTGCCTAAAATCTGGAAGCTTAGAAGTGAGGAGGAACTTCCCTCCTCCATACCTGCTATTGCTGATGAACTCGGTATTACCGAACTGCTTGCGGAAATCCTTTGGAATCGTGGTTTTCAGAGCCGTGAAGATATGGATCTTTTTCTTTCTCCCGGTCTGCGCAACCTCTGCCGTCCCACGGAAATCCCCGGACTGGAGTTGGCGGCTCAGGTTCTGGCTGATGGGCTTGCAGCAGGCAAGAAAATGGCCGTCTGGGGCGACTACGACGTTGATGGCGTAACCTCTACCGCTGTGGTTAAGACTTTTCTTGCCGATCGTGGTTACGAATGCGACCACTATCTGCCCAACCGTCTGGAAGAAGGCTACGGCCTCAATGTGGATGGAATCAGGAAATTACATGAACAGGGCATAACTCTGCTTTTGACCGTGGACTGCGGGATTACCAACAACGCTGAAATTGCCGCAGCCAACGAGCTGGGTATGACCGTTGTTGTTTCCGACCACCATCTTCCCGGTGAAGAGCTTCCTCCTGCTGCAGCTATTTGCAACCCCCGGCTCACAGAATATAACGGACAGACCTTCGAAGAGTGCCAATGTGCGACTTTGGCAGGTGTTGGCGTGGCTTTCATGCTCATGGCACAGCTGAACAGGCTGTTGCCCGGTGATCCTGCGGATGTGCGCGCTTATCTTGATTTCGTAGCTCTCGGCACCATTGCAGACGTGGTGGAACTTCAGGGCCAGAACCGCATTCTGGTCAAGAACGGGCTGCTCTTGCTCAAAGAAGCCAAGCGTCCCGGTCTGGCCGCGCTCAAGGTAGTCAGTGGCTATGACATGTTTGCAGCTATCGGTGCCGGACAGGTCGGTTTCGGGCTGGCTCCGCGTATCAATGCTTCCGGGCGTATGGGTGATCCTGGCAGGGCGCTTCAGTTGCTCATGGCCGAAGATATGGAAACCGCTAGGCCTATTGCCAAGGTTCTGGATGATTTGAACACCGAGCGCCGTGCTGAAGAAGACCGTATTTTGCAGGAAGCACTTGCTCAGGCTGAGGAGCATATCAAGAGGGATAACCGGGCCGGATTGGTGCTTTATTCAAAAAGCTGGCATCCGGGGATCATCGGTATTGTGGCTTCCCGCGTAGTAGAAAAATTTTATCGCCCCACCGTTATGCTTTGTGAGGAGAACGGAGTCGTCAAAGGATCGGCCCGTTCCATTAAGGAATTTCATATTCACGAAGGCCTGACCACCATGTCCGAGCTTTTCCTTAACTTCGGTGGCCATAAGCTGGCAGCCGGGATGTCTTTCAAAGCTGAGTTTCTTCCCGAATTTCGGGAGCGTTTTGATCAGGCGGTTATTGATAAGATCGGTTCTGAGCCGCTTAAGGCTTCGCTCAAGGTTGACCGTGAATTGCCGCTGGAAAATATTGATTACGTGCTGCTCAAGGAGCTTGAGCTCATGCAGCCGTTCGGTATGGGCAACCCGGAACCTGTCTTCACCACCCCTCCGGTGGAAGTTCTGGAACGCAGGCCCATGGGCAAGGCACACGTAAAACTTACCGTCACCGATCTTGAAAAGACCCGCAAAATGCCCGCCAAGGCATGGCGCATGGCTGAAGAACTCGGTTCCGAACTCATCGGTTCCACCATGCGTTTTGCTTTCTCTCCCAAGATAGATAAGTTCAACGGTATCCCGACCATTGAACTTACCA
- a CDS encoding tetratricopeptide repeat protein translates to MAASRISGVFSSSTESTVGTGTTTRQSVQKTYWFVEEQSTGALEVQPLNSNNVPSGPKMTVERDKFLDHYNPEPEYYAQFVRPSMDALNGSIKRGEGHRANGESYSAEYEFGHAIDVDEENVRANFGLGLTYLERGETSRAEDVFRRLVDIGAIYEPQHKHLFNDFGINLRRNGMIEQALEYYHKAEEISKHDENLCLNIARAYYEKGSFDSCIKYIKKSLKLNPELEEGLMFWSYLKGIGYISDEEDTLNIDIEAFEKKQEKDGPIIDLEIDF, encoded by the coding sequence ATGGCTGCCAGCCGAATTTCCGGAGTGTTCTCGTCCAGTACCGAATCAACCGTCGGTACCGGAACCACCACCCGCCAGTCCGTACAAAAGACTTACTGGTTTGTGGAAGAGCAGAGTACCGGTGCGTTGGAAGTGCAGCCACTGAACAGCAATAATGTCCCTTCCGGGCCGAAGATGACAGTTGAACGGGATAAGTTTCTCGATCATTATAATCCGGAACCGGAGTATTATGCCCAATTTGTGCGGCCCAGTATGGATGCCCTGAACGGCTCCATTAAGCGAGGGGAAGGGCATCGCGCTAATGGCGAAAGCTATAGCGCAGAGTATGAGTTCGGGCACGCCATTGATGTGGACGAAGAAAATGTGCGGGCCAATTTCGGCCTCGGTTTGACCTACCTCGAGCGCGGGGAAACCTCCCGTGCCGAGGATGTCTTCCGCAGACTGGTGGATATCGGAGCCATTTACGAGCCGCAGCATAAACACCTGTTCAATGATTTCGGTATCAACCTGCGCCGCAACGGAATGATCGAGCAGGCTCTTGAGTATTATCACAAGGCTGAAGAGATCAGTAAGCATGACGAGAATCTCTGCTTGAATATTGCCCGTGCCTATTACGAGAAAGGCAGCTTTGATAGTTGCATCAAGTACATAAAGAAATCTCTGAAGTTGAATCCTGAATTGGAAGAGGGACTTATGTTCTGGTCCTATCTTAAAGGCATCGGTTATATTTCAGACGAAGAAGATACTCTTAATATTGATATTGAAGCCTTTGAGAAGAAACAAGAGAAAGACGGTCCCATCATAGATCTTGAGATAGATTTCTAG
- the pyrF gene encoding orotidine-5'-phosphate decarboxylase: MSELVVALDFKDAQSAIEMAEKVRGVAPWVKVGLELFCAEGPEIITRFKEMGFKVFVDLKFFDIPNTVKGAVRSATRAGADMLSLHALGGERMAIAAREGRAEGAGGEAGPLLMAITILTSMDEDDIPFPVPDGLGAAVLDLALASSQAGLDGVVCSGLEVEAIKEKCGKDFLALTPGIRPASVSDDQRRVVTPSQAVDRGSNFLVVGRPITGAESPAEAARRIVAEMNS; this comes from the coding sequence ATGTCTGAATTAGTAGTAGCCCTTGATTTTAAAGATGCGCAGAGTGCTATTGAAATGGCTGAAAAAGTACGCGGAGTAGCCCCTTGGGTGAAAGTCGGTCTTGAACTTTTCTGCGCTGAAGGACCTGAGATTATTACCCGTTTTAAAGAAATGGGTTTCAAGGTTTTTGTGGACCTGAAATTTTTTGACATTCCCAATACTGTTAAAGGTGCAGTTCGTTCCGCAACCCGTGCCGGAGCCGATATGCTCAGTCTGCACGCACTGGGCGGTGAGCGTATGGCCATTGCAGCACGCGAAGGCCGCGCTGAAGGAGCAGGGGGTGAAGCAGGACCGCTGCTCATGGCTATTACCATCCTGACCAGCATGGACGAAGATGATATTCCCTTCCCGGTTCCTGATGGACTGGGGGCTGCGGTTCTCGATCTGGCTCTGGCCTCATCTCAGGCAGGGCTTGACGGTGTGGTCTGCTCCGGGCTGGAAGTGGAAGCCATCAAGGAAAAATGCGGCAAGGATTTTCTGGCCCTGACTCCGGGCATCCGTCCCGCTTCAGTTTCTGATGATCAGCGCAGGGTTGTTACCCCGTCTCAGGCCGTGGATCGCGGTTCCAACTTCCTTGTTGTCGGCAGGCCCATTACCGGAGCAGAAAGTCCGGCTGAAGCTGCACGCAGGATAGTAGCTGAAATGAATTCTTAA
- the mtaB gene encoding tRNA (N(6)-L-threonylcarbamoyladenosine(37)-C(2))-methylthiotransferase MtaB: protein MKKFWITTLGCKINQYESESVRERWLRMGYEQAENDAEAHEIIINSCAVTQAALRDLRQTVRGINRRNPEGKIIIAGCAAQVFAKELAELPGVADVIPQERKFELLKLEHGPETADDKTFFQPFEIDDYERSRAVVKVQDGCSHRCTYCIVPITRGPSVSRAADDVLKEIGRLLEAGFREMIISGINLSHYGREFEEKIDFWDLMERIEDEFGSEWGGRARLRISSLEPGQLKERALEIFANSKLICPQLHLSLQSGDRQVLKRMGRGHYKPEDVLVFLDKLKDIWPVFGLGADILTGFPGETEEEFNNTLEFCRKLPLSYAHVFPYSIRPGTAAASMKGQLDGPTKKERGRILRELVEEKKQEFLLKILEMDSLKVLFQNKNKGICEFYSTCILEEGFENKVPRDLVEVKPVRADKDSMLVEIK from the coding sequence ATGAAAAAATTCTGGATCACCACTTTAGGTTGTAAGATCAACCAATACGAAAGCGAATCTGTGCGCGAACGCTGGCTGCGCATGGGCTATGAACAGGCCGAAAATGATGCCGAGGCCCACGAGATTATTATTAACTCCTGCGCTGTAACTCAAGCGGCGCTGCGTGATTTGCGCCAGACTGTGCGTGGTATTAACCGCCGCAACCCGGAAGGGAAAATAATTATCGCCGGATGCGCGGCTCAGGTTTTTGCCAAGGAACTGGCAGAACTTCCCGGAGTTGCCGACGTAATCCCGCAGGAACGTAAATTTGAGCTCCTCAAGCTTGAACATGGGCCTGAAACTGCTGACGACAAAACATTTTTCCAGCCTTTTGAAATTGATGACTACGAACGCTCAAGGGCGGTGGTCAAAGTTCAGGACGGCTGTTCCCATCGCTGTACCTACTGCATCGTACCGATTACCAGAGGGCCGAGTGTGAGCCGCGCTGCGGATGATGTACTCAAAGAAATCGGTCGTCTGCTTGAGGCAGGATTCCGCGAGATGATCATAAGCGGTATTAACTTGAGCCATTACGGCCGTGAGTTTGAAGAGAAGATTGATTTCTGGGATCTCATGGAGCGTATTGAAGATGAGTTCGGCTCAGAGTGGGGAGGGCGTGCGAGGTTGCGCATCAGTTCCCTTGAACCGGGGCAGCTTAAAGAACGGGCGTTGGAAATTTTTGCCAATTCTAAGCTGATCTGCCCGCAGCTGCATCTTTCCCTGCAAAGCGGTGATCGGCAGGTCCTTAAGCGCATGGGCCGAGGCCATTACAAGCCTGAAGACGTGCTGGTCTTTCTGGACAAGCTTAAGGACATATGGCCTGTTTTTGGGCTTGGAGCGGATATTTTGACCGGTTTTCCCGGTGAAACAGAGGAAGAATTCAATAATACGCTTGAATTTTGCCGTAAACTTCCTCTTTCTTATGCGCACGTTTTTCCGTACTCTATACGTCCGGGCACCGCAGCCGCTTCCATGAAGGGGCAGTTGGACGGCCCGACAAAGAAGGAAAGGGGCCGGATTCTGCGTGAGCTGGTCGAAGAAAAGAAGCAGGAATTCCTGCTGAAAATTTTAGAAATGGACTCATTGAAAGTCCTTTTTCAAAATAAGAACAAGGGCATTTGTGAATTTTATTCCACCTGTATTCTGGAGGAAGGATTCGAAAATAAAGTGCCCCGCGATTTAGTAGAAGTAAAACCCGTACGTGCTGACAAAGACAGCATGCTGGTAGAAATAAAATAA